A genomic stretch from Pseudomonas alkylphenolica includes:
- a CDS encoding DUF5406 family protein: protein MTEIMDYDPNLICSGNMATQIVRLTFGVWQYRAQVEVSIGGNCTGLEVISAAVGAAYEKLEQRGIYNSDETYAVILMAHPDDPSQTLECGDDDPDCATGDDWLGHMLIAAEIISISPKP, encoded by the coding sequence ATGACCGAAATCATGGATTACGACCCGAACCTCATCTGCAGCGGGAACATGGCCACCCAGATTGTTCGCCTCACGTTTGGAGTGTGGCAGTACCGCGCCCAGGTTGAGGTTTCAATCGGAGGTAATTGCACGGGGCTGGAAGTCATTTCGGCCGCCGTTGGGGCTGCCTACGAAAAGCTCGAACAACGCGGCATCTACAACAGCGACGAGACCTACGCCGTGATTCTAATGGCGCATCCGGATGATCCAAGCCAAACACTCGAATGCGGCGATGACGATCCGGACTGTGCTACGGGTGATGACTGGCTGGGCCACATGCTCATCGCCGCCGAAATCATTTCAATTTCGCCGAAGCCTTAA
- a CDS encoding fimbrial protein, with product MTLNKLLLLTTLACAWQDASANCKYYVAHQQNPIIIDIPPTLSIPRDTPNNTTIYESNTVTFYGNSSLACTNIFLIGVKNNLGTGSPTSDIFPISNSGLAWQWVKEKEVMKGFGSATRNPGGYGFNGTTHSLRLLKIAPLKGNITIPAGDIGYYQMGTIQPLAMRISKSVSIVAQSCETPDIKVEMGQYDLGVFSDIGDTSKATAFNILLNNCPSGINKVMYSLAPNPTTPAWDAGQGIIELNKTSTAKGIALQILDGNQTPLELNKDHVFSDYTSTGGNFRIPLSARYYRTLPASSGGKFDLGVRPGTANSEVSFVMSYL from the coding sequence ATGACCCTAAACAAACTTCTTCTGCTTACAACTTTAGCTTGCGCCTGGCAGGATGCCTCGGCAAATTGCAAGTATTATGTAGCCCACCAACAAAACCCTATAATTATTGATATACCTCCAACACTTTCAATCCCCAGGGACACCCCAAATAACACGACTATTTACGAATCAAACACCGTAACATTTTATGGAAACAGCTCTCTCGCTTGCACAAACATATTCCTCATTGGAGTCAAAAATAACTTAGGGACAGGTTCGCCCACTTCAGATATATTCCCTATCAGCAATAGCGGCCTAGCCTGGCAATGGGTGAAGGAGAAAGAAGTCATGAAAGGATTTGGTAGCGCCACACGTAATCCTGGAGGATACGGGTTCAATGGCACCACTCATAGCCTACGCCTACTTAAGATAGCCCCTCTCAAGGGGAATATAACCATCCCTGCGGGGGATATCGGATACTACCAGATGGGTACTATTCAGCCTCTTGCAATGCGGATTTCTAAAAGCGTATCCATTGTAGCTCAATCTTGCGAAACCCCAGATATAAAAGTTGAAATGGGACAGTATGATCTTGGTGTTTTTTCCGACATCGGCGACACTTCGAAAGCAACTGCATTCAACATTCTACTCAACAACTGCCCGAGTGGAATAAATAAGGTCATGTACAGTTTAGCTCCAAATCCGACCACCCCAGCCTGGGATGCAGGCCAGGGCATCATCGAGCTAAACAAGACCTCAACTGCAAAAGGCATTGCCCTACAAATACTAGACGGCAATCAAACCCCTCTGGAATTAAACAAAGATCACGTATTCAGCGACTACACCTCTACAGGCGGAAATTTCCGGATACCACTGAGCGCACGATATTATCGAACACTTCCAGCAAGCAGCGGAGGCAAGTTTGATTTAGGGGTAAGACCTGGAACGGCCAACAGCGAGGTGTCATTCGTTATGAGCTATCTATGA
- a CDS encoding helix-turn-helix transcriptional regulator, which yields MRIIRLKEVIDSTGLARSTIYKYIAEGSFPKPVSLGDRCVGWVDSEVHDWILARIEERDLAEGAAATARSTGHLSMAS from the coding sequence ATGAGGATCATCCGTTTAAAAGAAGTCATCGACTCGACAGGTCTTGCCCGGTCGACCATCTACAAATACATTGCGGAAGGTAGCTTCCCAAAACCGGTATCTCTCGGTGATCGCTGCGTCGGCTGGGTCGACAGCGAGGTGCACGATTGGATCCTGGCACGGATCGAAGAGCGTGACCTGGCTGAGGGCGCTGCAGCTACTGCGCGGTCCACCGGTCATCTGAGTATGGCCAGCTAG
- a CDS encoding YagK/YfjJ domain-containing protein: protein MTKRNTYTYLSQSDIAIQIERLVQAIEQHDSPAFRFKQTRAGYERVEETRLSRYFTHIRQMMDLFDDRVEYRYSEHLQAFRQAIQDIGLEHRPTGPVCLNEEGTTYLDHHRSMNVLVARIRHLRRTRDYRPNANDLSYRAKQQEFHVCDYSDAVVDRYSRTNIIRIDLYYRQEAQVRLRVEHVLDDLDRLIAEHERNPIFDHLTGYICALEQGEDRGYHVHAAYFFNGNQVRGDVYKAQQIGELWVRITRGQGYFNSCNHDKEKYGDECGIGMILRSERAIRANVHRAMRYLVKDAQQLRLKPLRAKCLRKGLLR from the coding sequence ATGACCAAACGCAACACCTACACCTACCTTTCCCAGTCCGACATCGCCATTCAGATTGAACGACTCGTCCAGGCCATTGAGCAGCATGACAGCCCAGCATTTCGGTTCAAACAAACCCGTGCAGGTTATGAACGAGTTGAGGAGACCAGGCTTTCCAGGTACTTCACTCACATCCGGCAGATGATGGATCTGTTCGATGACCGAGTTGAATACCGCTACAGCGAGCACCTACAGGCGTTCAGGCAGGCAATTCAGGATATCGGATTGGAGCATCGTCCTACCGGTCCTGTCTGCCTGAATGAAGAGGGTACGACCTACCTTGACCATCACCGCAGCATGAACGTCCTAGTGGCGCGGATCCGGCATCTGAGGCGTACTAGGGATTATCGACCTAATGCTAATGACCTCAGCTATCGGGCTAAGCAACAGGAGTTCCATGTCTGCGATTACTCCGACGCTGTGGTTGATCGCTACTCGCGCACCAACATCATCAGGATCGATCTCTACTACCGGCAGGAGGCCCAGGTCAGGTTACGTGTCGAGCACGTGCTCGATGACCTGGATCGGCTGATCGCCGAGCATGAGCGCAACCCGATCTTTGACCACCTCACTGGTTACATTTGTGCGCTTGAGCAGGGTGAGGATCGGGGCTATCACGTCCATGCTGCCTACTTCTTCAATGGCAACCAGGTACGTGGCGACGTCTACAAGGCCCAGCAGATTGGTGAGCTTTGGGTGCGCATCACTAGGGGGCAGGGCTACTTCAATAGCTGCAACCACGACAAGGAAAAGTACGGAGACGAATGTGGTATCGGCATGATCCTGCGGAGCGAACGAGCAATCCGCGCCAATGTCCATAGGGCGATGCGTTACCTGGTGAAGGACGCTCAGCAGCTTCGGTTGAAGCCGCTGAGGGCTAAATGTCTACGCAAAGGATTGCTACGGTAG
- a CDS encoding type I restriction-modification system subunit M produces the protein MNQQQQNLADFIWSVADVLRGDFRQSEFGRIILPFTVLRRLECVLEPTREKVRSQFLAMHASGVDMDLILPTTAGATFYNVSQYALDSVSSTSTRVNLEDYIAKFSSNAHQVFQHFNFADWLSRLETANLLYLVTQKFASIDLHPNVISNHEMGLVFEHLIRKFAESANDTAGEFFTPRDVVRLATTLIFAPDHQALNGEGVVRTVYDCAAGTGGFLSSAIEQVAEWNPNARLVPYAQELNPETYAISVADKLIQGFETKNIKLGNTLSNDLLPHEQFDYCLANPPFGVKWEKVQKQVQDEQTSLGFAGRFGAGLPRVGDGSLLFLMHLLSKRKPAEQGGTRIGIVLSGSPLFNGGAGSGESEIRRWILENDWLEAIIALPNDLFYNTGIGTYIWVLSNHKDAGRKGQVQLIDATAMHAPMRKSLGSKRKFLAEDQIADIAKLYDAGENGVNSKVFATTDFGYRRITVERPLRLRFSVTPDKLAAYQTIKGADQVEAFTGAQGEFDNLPAFLKAAGIKKIGKGALKAALACFGERDASAQPVLDDKGNLQADSDLREFENVPLSQSIDEYFVREVLPHVPDAWIDTGKADAKDGQVGIVGYEINFNRYFYVYQPPRALVEIDADLKAVEAQIAALLGEVTA, from the coding sequence GTGAACCAGCAACAGCAAAATCTCGCCGATTTCATCTGGAGTGTGGCCGACGTACTGCGTGGCGACTTCAGACAGTCCGAGTTCGGTCGCATCATTCTGCCCTTCACCGTGCTGCGCCGCCTAGAGTGCGTACTAGAGCCGACGCGTGAAAAGGTGCGCAGCCAGTTTCTGGCAATGCACGCCAGTGGCGTGGACATGGATCTGATCCTGCCTACCACTGCCGGGGCTACTTTCTACAACGTCTCGCAGTACGCTCTGGACAGCGTCAGCTCCACCAGTACCCGCGTTAACCTGGAAGATTACATCGCCAAGTTTTCGTCCAATGCCCATCAGGTATTTCAGCACTTTAATTTTGCTGATTGGCTTAGCCGACTGGAGACCGCCAACCTGCTGTACCTAGTGACGCAGAAGTTCGCTAGCATCGATTTGCATCCCAACGTCATTAGCAACCACGAAATGGGTCTGGTGTTCGAGCACCTGATCCGAAAGTTCGCTGAGTCCGCCAACGACACTGCCGGGGAGTTCTTCACCCCGCGTGACGTTGTGCGCCTTGCAACTACGTTGATCTTTGCACCCGACCATCAGGCGCTGAATGGCGAGGGCGTGGTGCGCACTGTGTATGACTGCGCTGCTGGTACGGGCGGCTTCCTATCTTCAGCCATTGAGCAGGTGGCGGAGTGGAACCCCAATGCGCGGCTGGTGCCCTACGCCCAGGAACTGAACCCGGAGACCTACGCCATCTCGGTGGCGGACAAACTTATCCAGGGCTTCGAGACCAAGAACATCAAACTTGGCAACACTCTGTCCAATGACCTGCTGCCCCATGAGCAGTTCGACTACTGCCTGGCCAACCCGCCGTTCGGCGTGAAGTGGGAGAAGGTGCAGAAGCAGGTGCAGGACGAACAAACCAGCCTAGGTTTCGCCGGACGCTTCGGTGCGGGGTTGCCACGGGTGGGTGACGGTTCGCTGCTGTTCCTTATGCACCTGCTGTCCAAGCGCAAACCAGCGGAGCAAGGTGGTACGCGCATCGGCATAGTCCTTTCCGGTTCGCCATTGTTCAACGGTGGCGCAGGCTCAGGTGAGTCGGAGATTCGCCGATGGATTCTGGAGAATGATTGGCTGGAGGCAATCATCGCCCTGCCCAACGACCTGTTCTATAACACCGGCATTGGCACCTATATCTGGGTGCTCTCCAACCACAAGGACGCCGGACGCAAAGGTCAGGTGCAACTGATCGATGCAACTGCCATGCACGCGCCCATGCGCAAGAGCCTGGGCAGCAAGCGCAAGTTTCTCGCTGAGGATCAGATCGCCGACATTGCCAAGCTGTATGATGCCGGTGAGAATGGCGTGAACAGCAAAGTGTTTGCTACCACCGACTTTGGCTACCGGCGCATCACCGTCGAGCGCCCGCTGCGCTTACGCTTCTCCGTCACGCCTGACAAACTCGCGGCATACCAGACCATCAAAGGGGCGGATCAGGTAGAGGCTTTCACCGGAGCGCAAGGCGAGTTCGATAACCTCCCGGCCTTCCTCAAGGCCGCCGGTATCAAAAAAATCGGCAAGGGTGCACTGAAAGCCGCACTGGCCTGTTTCGGCGAGCGCGACGCCAGCGCCCAGCCGGTACTAGACGACAAGGGCAATCTGCAGGCCGACTCAGATCTGCGCGAGTTCGAGAACGTGCCGCTTAGCCAGTCCATCGACGAGTACTTCGTCCGCGAAGTGTTGCCCCATGTGCCGGATGCCTGGATCGATACCGGCAAAGCCGACGCGAAGGACGGTCAGGTCGGTATCGTCGGCTACGAGATCAACTTTAACCGCTACTTCTACGTCTATCAGCCGCCGCGTGCGCTGGTCGAAATTGATGCTGACTTGAAGGCTGTTGAGGCCCAGATTGCTGCGCTGCTGGGTGAGGTGACGGCGTGA
- a CDS encoding restriction endonuclease subunit S, producing MSHYKPYPAYKDSGVEWLGLVPEHWQVKKLKWLASLQSGDFITSESIEEEGAYPVYGGNGLRGYCTSFTHEGTYALVGRQGALCGNINYAAGKFWASEHAVVVSPYESTAVRWLGELLRAMNLGQYSISSAQPGLAVERIIDLPLPVPPEIEREAIAGHIDRETARIDALVEKKTHFVELLREKRQTLITHAVTKGLDPNVKMKDSGLEWLGEVPEHWSIKPFKVCIDFQEGPGIMAVDFRDEGTPLLRVAGVQGRWATLAGCNYLEPDKVERQWKHFRLVPGDLLISASASMGTVCEVADEAAGSIAYTGLIRLRGKKSVMLRSYIRSLVVSSLFSTQIDLFKAGSTIQHFGPIHLSQMFVVCPPLDEQEAIAQHVESETLRIDELIAKSERSVELLKERRSALITAAVTGQIDLRETV from the coding sequence GTGAGTCATTACAAACCGTATCCGGCGTACAAGGATTCCGGGGTGGAGTGGTTGGGGCTGGTGCCAGAGCATTGGCAGGTTAAAAAACTCAAGTGGCTGGCATCGTTGCAGAGTGGAGACTTCATCACCAGCGAGTCAATCGAGGAGGAAGGTGCGTACCCTGTTTATGGCGGGAATGGTTTGCGAGGGTACTGCACCTCCTTCACGCATGAGGGGACATATGCGCTTGTGGGCCGGCAGGGGGCGTTGTGCGGGAATATCAACTATGCCGCGGGTAAATTCTGGGCGTCCGAGCATGCCGTAGTCGTTTCGCCTTATGAGTCCACTGCGGTTCGGTGGCTTGGTGAGTTGTTACGGGCAATGAATCTTGGCCAGTACTCGATATCTTCCGCTCAGCCGGGGTTAGCAGTGGAGCGCATCATCGATTTGCCCCTGCCCGTCCCACCCGAAATCGAGCGCGAAGCCATCGCGGGGCATATCGACCGCGAAACCGCCCGCATCGATGCGCTGGTGGAAAAGAAAACCCACTTTGTTGAGCTGCTACGTGAAAAGCGCCAGACGTTGATCACTCATGCCGTCACCAAGGGCCTCGACCCCAACGTGAAGATGAAAGACTCCGGCTTGGAGTGGCTAGGTGAGGTGCCGGAGCATTGGTCGATCAAGCCATTCAAGGTCTGTATCGACTTTCAAGAGGGACCTGGCATCATGGCCGTTGACTTCCGTGATGAGGGGACTCCGCTCCTTCGCGTTGCAGGCGTTCAGGGCCGATGGGCAACCTTGGCGGGTTGCAATTACTTAGAGCCAGATAAGGTAGAGCGGCAGTGGAAGCATTTTCGGTTGGTGCCGGGTGATCTTTTGATTAGCGCCAGTGCCAGCATGGGCACGGTGTGTGAAGTGGCTGACGAGGCTGCTGGGTCGATTGCTTATACAGGGTTGATACGCCTACGTGGAAAAAAGAGTGTGATGCTGAGGTCCTATATTCGATCGTTGGTGGTTTCCTCTCTGTTTTCAACCCAAATCGACTTATTCAAAGCCGGCTCTACGATCCAGCACTTTGGGCCGATACATCTCAGTCAAATGTTCGTTGTATGTCCACCGTTGGATGAGCAAGAGGCGATAGCACAGCACGTTGAAAGCGAAACGCTGCGCATAGATGAGCTGATAGCTAAGTCTGAGCGTAGTGTTGAGCTTTTAAAGGAGCGCCGTTCTGCCCTGATTACTGCTGCTGTTACGGGCCAGATCGACCTTCGGGAGACCGTATGA
- a CDS encoding GIY-YIG nuclease family protein has protein sequence MSLGRSLRLFLVDGTPNGLLTAEIMNWTGHVLTGPRSKLAELVQRPECGRTGVYFLVGPDPENNLRSKVYIGESDDVAKRLKQHNRPEASEGTAGGKDFWEKVCLVTSKDQNLTKTHVKYLESLLISIANQVGRCELLNGTAHDYGSLPESDRADMAFFLEQIRTVLPVLGFDFLRELTKPSAAVSTSPAIPVSHSPRFNLEVPRYSISAQGQEIDGEFFVLKGSKARAEWVGTERGYQGLFKQLVGEGVMVAQGSNNLVFSDDYAFSSPSAAAAVVCGRSANGRTSWVVEGTGQTYAAWQDQQLNSVTPEPEAE, from the coding sequence ATGAGCCTGGGTCGCAGTCTCCGTCTGTTTCTGGTGGACGGCACTCCCAATGGCCTTCTTACTGCCGAGATCATGAACTGGACCGGCCATGTGCTGACCGGCCCGCGCAGCAAGCTGGCCGAACTGGTGCAGCGTCCCGAGTGCGGGCGAACCGGCGTGTATTTTCTGGTCGGCCCCGACCCGGAGAACAACCTGCGTTCCAAGGTGTATATCGGCGAGTCGGATGACGTGGCCAAGCGCCTCAAGCAGCACAACCGCCCCGAGGCCTCCGAAGGCACGGCCGGAGGCAAGGACTTTTGGGAAAAGGTCTGCCTGGTCACCAGCAAGGACCAGAACTTGACCAAGACCCATGTGAAGTATCTGGAAAGCCTGCTGATCAGCATCGCTAACCAAGTCGGCCGCTGCGAGCTGCTTAATGGCACTGCGCATGATTATGGCAGTCTGCCGGAGTCCGACCGCGCTGATATGGCCTTCTTCCTAGAGCAGATCCGTACCGTGCTGCCGGTGTTGGGCTTCGACTTTCTGCGTGAGCTGACCAAGCCTTCCGCTGCCGTCAGTACCAGCCCGGCCATTCCAGTCAGCCACTCGCCGCGCTTCAATCTGGAGGTGCCGCGTTACAGCATCAGCGCGCAAGGGCAGGAAATCGACGGCGAGTTCTTTGTGCTCAAGGGCTCTAAGGCCCGCGCCGAGTGGGTGGGTACCGAGCGTGGCTACCAGGGATTATTCAAGCAACTGGTCGGCGAAGGCGTCATGGTCGCGCAAGGCAGCAATAACCTGGTGTTTAGCGACGACTATGCCTTCAGCAGCCCCAGCGCTGCCGCCGCCGTGGTGTGTGGCCGTTCCGCCAATGGGCGCACCTCCTGGGTGGTTGAGGGCACGGGGCAAACCTACGCAGCCTGGCAGGATCAGCAGTTAAACAGCGTTACCCCCGAACCGGAGGCAGAATGA
- a CDS encoding ATP-binding protein codes for MTLERNADYLISLVRELCKLPAETPWLEFKHNNADPQEIGEYLAALSNAAALDGKSNAYLVWGVSDKTHEIVGTTFKPHSAKKGNEELESWLLRLLSPRLHFRFHAFEVDGKPLVLLEIPSAHSKPTTFEGRELIRIGSNKKPLKDFPEQERALWRVFDRTPFEELSAASNLDASEALALLDYPAYFQLLGLPLPTDQSGILSRLQEDGMLRCDAAKRWEITNLGAILFARELQKFKGLARKAVRLIVYEGKGRLKTVREQQGHKGYASGFEGLIDFLSALLPRNEVIGKALRKDVPMYPDLAVRELIANALIHQDFSVSGAGPMVEIFDDRLEITNPGEPLVDVDRFLDSPPRSRNEALASFMRRVGICEERGSGVDKVVSDTELYQLPPPRWERPDGSLRVVLFAHRALKDMDKQERVYACYLHACLRYVLRDPMTNTTLRERFGIDAKNSAMASRIIRDAKEVQVIKPYEEGQSNKNSRYLPYWA; via the coding sequence ATGACCTTGGAACGTAATGCCGATTACCTGATCAGCTTGGTCAGGGAGCTGTGTAAGCTCCCGGCCGAAACCCCGTGGCTGGAGTTCAAACACAACAACGCCGATCCACAGGAAATTGGTGAGTACCTAGCTGCTTTATCCAATGCGGCAGCTCTGGACGGCAAGAGCAATGCCTATCTGGTCTGGGGTGTGAGTGACAAGACCCATGAGATTGTCGGTACTACTTTCAAACCGCACAGCGCGAAGAAAGGTAACGAGGAGCTCGAAAGCTGGCTGCTGCGGCTGCTGAGTCCTCGGCTGCATTTTCGTTTTCATGCCTTCGAAGTCGACGGCAAACCTTTGGTTTTGTTGGAAATCCCCAGCGCACACAGTAAGCCGACGACCTTTGAGGGGCGTGAGCTAATCCGGATTGGCTCGAACAAGAAACCGTTGAAAGACTTCCCTGAACAAGAGCGTGCGCTCTGGCGAGTATTCGACCGAACCCCCTTCGAGGAGCTGTCGGCGGCAAGCAATCTGGATGCTTCTGAGGCTTTGGCCTTACTTGATTACCCTGCTTATTTCCAATTGCTGGGGCTTCCACTGCCTACGGATCAGAGCGGTATTCTCAGCCGTCTGCAAGAAGATGGCATGCTGCGTTGTGATGCGGCCAAGCGCTGGGAGATCACCAACCTCGGCGCGATTCTGTTTGCCCGTGAGTTGCAGAAATTCAAAGGGCTAGCGCGCAAGGCGGTGCGGCTGATTGTTTATGAAGGCAAGGGGCGTCTGAAAACCGTACGTGAGCAGCAGGGGCACAAGGGCTATGCCAGCGGTTTCGAGGGGTTGATTGATTTTCTCAGTGCACTGCTACCTCGAAATGAGGTAATTGGAAAGGCCCTGCGCAAGGATGTGCCGATGTACCCGGACTTGGCAGTGCGTGAGCTGATTGCCAATGCCCTGATCCATCAGGATTTCTCTGTGTCGGGTGCAGGCCCTATGGTGGAGATTTTTGATGACCGCCTTGAGATCACCAATCCCGGTGAGCCTCTGGTCGATGTTGATCGTTTTCTCGATAGTCCGCCTCGCTCACGCAATGAGGCGCTGGCCTCTTTTATGCGACGCGTCGGCATCTGTGAAGAACGGGGTAGCGGCGTGGACAAGGTGGTTTCCGATACGGAACTCTATCAATTACCACCGCCGCGCTGGGAGCGCCCTGATGGCTCTCTACGGGTCGTACTGTTCGCTCACCGAGCACTCAAGGACATGGACAAGCAGGAGCGGGTATATGCCTGCTATCTGCATGCTTGCCTGCGTTATGTGCTGCGTGACCCGATGACTAATACGACGCTGCGTGAACGCTTTGGAATCGATGCCAAAAACAGTGCGATGGCATCGCGGATTATTCGGGACGCAAAAGAGGTACAGGT